The Bacteroidota bacterium genome includes a region encoding these proteins:
- a CDS encoding glycerol-3-phosphate dehydrogenase/oxidase has product MQNFSALKRSENLLKASFEHFDVIIIGGGITGAGIALDAASRGMKVLLLEKNDFAGGTSSKSTKLIHGGLRYLKQLEFGLVRSVGRERAIIHKLAKHIVKPVDMLLPIYKNGSLGKFTTSMALWVYDFLAGVNKDDKYKMLDQSATLKKEPLLNSNGLLGSALYKEYQTDDARLTIEVLKTAANFGALSVNYTLCENFIYDKQNNNLITGVEFRDILQNKTYKSTATKIINAAGPWVDEIRLKDPAPDKKSLHLTKGVHIVIDKNRLPVHQAIYFDVVGDNRMIFVIPRNNSIYIGTTDTDYTGDKNIIEVTAQDAAYLLKAVNNVFPDAGLQTQDIISSWAGLRPLIHEEGKSPSELSRKDEIFIADSGLISIAGGKLTGYRKMAEKVVNKIVKDIEKINSTKYAKCKTATIPLNGSLINMPMEEYIQRRAGEAVQINLTVNDITYLVNTYGSDTEKIIELAYKHYQQLPDKADILIYAEILYSIHEEMTNNISDFVIRRTGRLYFDKANLGNEYEKMNDIISEILNSSVSEKKDNLLFFEEVFSRASEFK; this is encoded by the coding sequence AGAAAAATGATTTTGCGGGAGGAACCTCTTCTAAATCCACCAAATTAATACATGGAGGATTGCGCTATTTAAAACAATTGGAATTTGGATTGGTGAGATCGGTGGGAAGAGAGAGAGCAATTATTCATAAGCTGGCAAAACATATTGTAAAACCTGTTGACATGCTGCTGCCAATTTATAAAAATGGTTCCTTGGGAAAATTTACAACTTCCATGGCGTTGTGGGTCTACGATTTTTTGGCTGGAGTGAATAAGGATGATAAATATAAAATGCTGGATCAAAGCGCAACCCTAAAAAAAGAACCCTTGTTAAACAGCAACGGATTATTAGGTTCCGCCTTATATAAAGAATACCAAACTGACGACGCACGACTGACCATAGAAGTATTAAAAACTGCAGCAAACTTCGGAGCACTTAGTGTAAATTATACACTATGTGAGAATTTTATTTACGATAAACAAAATAATAATTTAATTACGGGTGTTGAATTTCGGGATATACTTCAAAATAAAACTTATAAGTCAACTGCAACAAAAATAATAAATGCTGCCGGTCCTTGGGTGGATGAAATTCGGTTAAAGGATCCTGCGCCGGACAAAAAGAGTTTGCATTTAACTAAGGGAGTGCATATCGTAATTGATAAAAACAGATTACCTGTCCATCAGGCTATATATTTTGATGTGGTTGGAGATAACAGAATGATATTTGTTATTCCGAGAAATAATAGTATTTATATCGGAACAACGGATACTGATTATACTGGTGATAAAAATATTATTGAAGTTACAGCACAGGATGCAGCCTATTTATTGAAAGCAGTAAATAATGTATTTCCTGATGCAGGTTTACAAACTCAGGATATTATTTCTTCCTGGGCCGGTTTGCGACCATTGATTCATGAAGAAGGAAAATCACCCTCCGAACTTTCGCGCAAAGATGAAATATTTATTGCTGATTCGGGATTGATATCTATTGCGGGTGGTAAACTTACGGGTTATAGAAAGATGGCAGAGAAAGTGGTAAATAAGATCGTAAAGGATATTGAAAAAATTAATTCTACAAAATATGCTAAATGTAAAACAGCAACCATTCCGTTAAATGGTTCGCTTATAAATATGCCAATGGAAGAATATATTCAGCGCAGGGCAGGGGAGGCGGTGCAGATCAATCTTACAGTAAATGATATCACTTATTTGGTAAATACTTACGGTTCGGATACGGAAAAAATAATTGAACTAGCATATAAACATTATCAGCAATTACCCGACAAAGCAGATATATTAATTTATGCCGAAATATTGTATTCCATTCATGAAGAAATGACAAATAATATTTCCGATTTTGTTATACGAAGGACGGGACGGTTGTATTTTGATAAGGCTAATTTGGGAAATGAATATGAAAAGATGAATGATATTATTTCTGAAATATTAAATTCATCGGTTTCTGAAAAAAAAGATAATCTGTTATTTTTTGAAGAAGTATTTAGTAGAGCTTCGGAATTTAAATAG
- a CDS encoding lipid A biosynthesis acyltransferase codes for MRAIGFFLLLPLIYFLSILPSFVLRGISSFFCFFVFRVWRYRREVVSQNLHKAFPEKSEEELWQITKKFYMILTDTLFESIKALTLSHENLKKKCSIKNYDLVHESIVKGRNIMLVPGHYGNWEWAGGSMAVHAEMPMKAAFKPLSNKYFNWLAVKSRTRLKIVLIPKRQLLKHLADHASEQTMLVLIADQSPNPKEHYWVKFLNQDTAVVTGMEKIARQYNYVVYYATIHWLKRGKYQITYKLLTDDPNSLPPQKLTAMFMDELEKDIIAHPEPYLWSHRRWKLKKPN; via the coding sequence ATGCGAGCTATTGGTTTCTTTTTATTATTACCACTGATATATTTTTTATCTATTTTGCCTTCTTTTGTATTGAGGGGTATCAGCAGTTTTTTTTGTTTTTTTGTTTTTCGGGTTTGGAGATACAGAAGGGAGGTTGTAAGCCAAAATTTACATAAGGCATTTCCCGAAAAATCGGAGGAAGAACTTTGGCAGATCACAAAAAAATTCTACATGATTCTTACAGATACCCTATTTGAATCGATTAAGGCTCTTACACTCTCGCATGAAAATCTTAAAAAAAAGTGTTCCATCAAAAATTATGACCTTGTTCACGAAAGCATTGTGAAAGGTAGAAATATCATGTTAGTTCCCGGACATTACGGAAACTGGGAATGGGCAGGTGGATCCATGGCAGTTCATGCAGAAATGCCGATGAAGGCCGCCTTTAAACCTCTTTCCAATAAATATTTTAATTGGTTGGCTGTAAAATCGAGAACGCGATTAAAAATAGTTTTAATTCCCAAGCGCCAATTGTTAAAACATCTTGCCGATCACGCAAGTGAACAAACGATGCTCGTATTAATTGCAGACCAATCGCCAAATCCAAAGGAACATTATTGGGTTAAATTTTTAAATCAGGATACTGCCGTTGTAACCGGCATGGAAAAAATTGCACGTCAATATAATTATGTTGTTTATTATGCAACAATTCATTGGTTAAAAAGAGGGAAATATCAGATCACTTATAAATTATTGACCGACGATCCCAATTCACTTCCACCACAAAAACTTACTGCCATGTTCATGGATGAATTAGAAAAAGATATCATCGCCCATCCCGAACCCTATTTATGGTCGCATAGAAGATGGAAATTAAAAAAACCAAATTAA
- a CDS encoding T9SS type A sorting domain-containing protein has translation MKKIASSLLLFFISSLVFSQVSADYTVRVSATYTESPATITLQWPVKATAIEYLIYKKAKEESNWGSAIATLDAAATSFTDNDVIIDSLYEYKIYCSNTGGINSFGYILAGIKVHATHYRGSCLLVVDTTITSSMENELYRLMQDISGDGWKVKRINVARDQTPDHVRTLITAEAIADPELQCVFLFGRVPVLYSGNFNPDGHPDHQGAWPADAIYGDIDGAYTDITINNVIATRPENWNIPGDGKLDQISLISKVELQIGRVDLSNLPSFPQTEEVLLKNYLNSDHNFRNGNIAVQERALIDDNFGAFGGEAFASSGWRNFAPMFGADNTFEMDYFTTMYSENYLWSYGCGGGWFQGAGGVGSTVDFAFDTVNTIFTMLFGSYFGDWDATDDFLRAPLASGITLTNCWAGRPHWQFHQMVLGENIGYSTRTTQNNTSLYVANIFPHTVHIALMGDPSLRMHTIKPVGDVNSSIATGIVNAIEIDYSNSPDPAVLGYYIYRSDSEFGKYTLITGEMINYSPFIDEYPINGTNYYMVRAASLKETPSGSYYNLSPGITDSISIEFTDIDNTLNTSFAIHPNPASEFIVVNCPANLVGEEIIIKDITGKLVYNGICSSVDTHINVAEFNPGIYLISIKDLTRKLVIL, from the coding sequence ATGAAAAAAATTGCCTCTTCCCTCCTTCTTTTTTTTATTTCAAGTTTAGTATTTTCGCAGGTATCTGCTGATTATACTGTTAGAGTTTCTGCTACATATACTGAATCGCCTGCAACAATTACCTTACAATGGCCTGTTAAAGCAACGGCAATTGAATATTTGATCTACAAAAAAGCTAAAGAAGAATCAAACTGGGGATCTGCCATTGCAACTTTAGATGCTGCTGCAACAAGTTTTACGGATAACGATGTTATAATTGATTCGTTGTATGAATATAAAATTTATTGTTCCAATACCGGTGGAATAAATTCATTCGGTTATATACTTGCAGGTATTAAGGTGCATGCAACACATTACAGAGGAAGTTGTTTATTGGTAGTAGATACTACAATTACATCGAGTATGGAAAATGAACTTTATCGATTGATGCAGGATATTTCCGGTGATGGATGGAAAGTAAAAAGAATTAATGTTGCGAGAGATCAAACACCTGATCATGTTAGAACATTAATTACTGCTGAAGCAATTGCCGATCCTGAATTGCAATGTGTTTTTTTATTTGGTCGCGTTCCCGTTTTGTATTCAGGTAATTTTAATCCCGACGGACATCCCGATCATCAGGGCGCCTGGCCGGCAGATGCCATTTATGGAGATATTGATGGAGCTTACACTGATATTACCATTAATAATGTAATCGCAACTCGACCGGAAAACTGGAATATTCCCGGTGATGGAAAATTGGACCAGATATCTTTAATTTCGAAAGTGGAATTACAAATTGGTCGCGTTGATCTTTCTAATTTACCCTCTTTTCCACAGACTGAAGAAGTATTATTAAAAAATTATCTCAACAGCGATCATAATTTTAGAAATGGAAATATAGCAGTGCAGGAACGCGCATTGATTGATGATAATTTTGGAGCCTTTGGAGGAGAAGCTTTTGCAAGTTCAGGATGGAGAAATTTTGCTCCCATGTTTGGAGCAGATAATACCTTTGAAATGGATTATTTTACCACCATGTATTCTGAAAATTATTTATGGAGTTATGGTTGCGGAGGAGGATGGTTTCAAGGCGCAGGTGGCGTTGGATCAACTGTTGATTTTGCTTTCGATACCGTAAATACAATTTTCACCATGTTATTCGGCAGTTATTTTGGAGACTGGGATGCAACGGACGATTTTTTGCGTGCTCCACTTGCTTCAGGAATTACTTTAACAAATTGTTGGGCGGGAAGACCGCATTGGCAATTTCATCAAATGGTTTTAGGTGAAAATATAGGATACAGTACTCGAACAACACAAAATAATACCAGCTTATATGTCGCCAATATATTTCCGCATACCGTTCATATTGCATTAATGGGTGATCCCAGTTTGCGCATGCACACAATAAAACCTGTTGGCGATGTAAATAGTTCTATTGCAACAGGAATAGTAAATGCAATTGAAATAGATTATTCAAATTCTCCCGATCCGGCTGTTTTAGGATATTATATTTACAGAAGTGATTCCGAATTCGGAAAATATACGCTTATCACTGGTGAAATGATAAATTATTCTCCTTTTATAGATGAATATCCAATTAACGGCACAAATTATTATATGGTGAGAGCTGCATCTTTAAAGGAAACTCCGAGCGGAAGTTATTATAATTTAAGTCCGGGAATTACAGATTCCATAAGTATTGAATTTACAGATATTGACAATACATTAAACACAAGTTTTGCAATTCATCCGAATCCCGCTTCTGAATTTATTGTTGTAAACTGTCCGGCCAACTTGGTTGGAGAAGAAATTATAATAAAGGATATTACAGGAAAATTGGTGTATAATGGTATTTGTTCATCAGTGGATACCCACATTAATGTTGCGGAATTTAATCCCGGAATTTATCTTATTTCTATCAAAGACCTTACAAGAAAACTGGTAATTCTGTAA
- a CDS encoding penicillin acylase family protein, producing MRYFKSIVTLIIPVLLLYFLNNGFGSFPPLGKILDPVHGFMSNGETKKDLSSKEIIIHNKEIKGNVYFDDRLVPHIYAEDDRSLYFLQGYITAQNRLWQMDIQTRAAGGRLSEIFGEKFIPYDLEQRRKGMVYAAEIAVEELKKDPLLLSCIQAYTDGVNEFLGYSEKDNNLRIKYSEYPIEFKLINYKPEPWTLLKTALLLKYMANTLTGFDDDLETTNLLKLLGEEDFNLLYPDRPLGIDPIIPSEKKYDFIYIPRDTPDIIFSQNYYEKVIDIFEQQHEKNQVGSNNWVVDSSKTKNGFPILCNDPHLQLNLPSLWYEVQLHSPSVNCYGVSLPGAPAIVIGFNDSIAWGVTNAQVDVRDWYTIEFKDGSKNEYKYDKTWKKTSKRIETIMVKGGEAIIDTVLYTHYGPVVYEGDEKFMDDKKHPEITQRANLAMRWTAHLPSEEVKTFYLLNRAKNYDDYRKAISFFDCPGQNFIFGAHNGDIAITQQGKFPMKYPGQGRFIMNGSNNYDDYHYYIPDEENPTIKNPARGFCSSANQHPTDSTYPYYYTSFDFEFYRNRVINNELSRMQNITVEDMQNLQQNNFNMMASEVLPKLISEVIDPLAISERHIESYVSVYNTLTKWNYYNHADSLAPTYFQIWWDTLYDLMWDEMYDEKIAFVKPNFYNTAHAINTFPEDYKYFDVINTSENKETLKDIVRNSFDVLITTVDSLNKEDGSQLIWYLHKGTDIMHISQIPAFSRTDIHNGGYKNIVNATSETHGPSWRMVVELSDPIKAYGVYPGGQSGNPGSIYFDNFVDTWAAGKYNILNFYQEETEAKKNAKFTLTFKG from the coding sequence ATGCGATATTTTAAAAGTATTGTTACCCTTATTATTCCCGTTTTACTCCTTTATTTTCTGAATAATGGATTTGGATCCTTCCCTCCTCTTGGAAAGATATTAGACCCCGTTCATGGTTTCATGAGCAACGGGGAAACAAAAAAGGACCTTAGTTCTAAAGAAATTATCATTCATAATAAAGAAATTAAAGGAAATGTATATTTCGACGACAGACTGGTTCCGCATATTTATGCAGAGGATGATAGATCACTCTATTTTTTACAGGGATATATAACGGCACAAAACAGATTGTGGCAAATGGATATTCAAACTCGTGCTGCGGGTGGACGATTAAGTGAAATATTTGGTGAAAAATTTATTCCCTACGATTTGGAACAACGCAGAAAAGGAATGGTGTATGCAGCAGAGATCGCCGTGGAAGAACTTAAAAAAGATCCTTTATTATTGAGTTGTATACAAGCATATACTGATGGAGTGAACGAATTTCTGGGGTATTCAGAAAAGGATAATAATTTGAGAATAAAATACTCGGAATATCCCATTGAATTCAAATTAATTAATTACAAACCCGAACCCTGGACTTTATTAAAAACTGCTTTATTATTAAAGTACATGGCAAATACACTTACCGGTTTTGATGATGATCTGGAGACAACAAATTTATTAAAATTATTAGGCGAAGAGGATTTTAATTTATTATATCCTGATCGGCCCTTGGGTATTGATCCGATAATTCCTTCAGAGAAGAAGTATGATTTTATTTATATTCCACGTGATACTCCGGATATTATTTTTTCTCAAAATTATTACGAAAAGGTTATCGATATTTTTGAACAACAGCATGAAAAAAATCAGGTGGGTTCCAATAACTGGGTAGTTGATTCCTCCAAAACAAAAAACGGATTTCCGATATTATGTAATGATCCACATTTACAATTAAATCTCCCCTCCTTGTGGTATGAAGTGCAATTACATTCGCCCTCTGTAAATTGTTATGGTGTTTCTTTACCCGGAGCACCCGCTATTGTGATAGGTTTTAATGATAGTATTGCATGGGGTGTTACAAATGCACAGGTGGATGTTCGCGATTGGTATACCATCGAATTTAAGGATGGATCAAAAAACGAATATAAATACGACAAGACATGGAAAAAGACCAGCAAAAGAATAGAAACAATAATGGTGAAGGGTGGAGAAGCTATTATTGATACCGTATTATACACACATTATGGCCCTGTAGTTTACGAAGGTGATGAAAAATTCATGGACGATAAAAAACATCCGGAAATTACCCAAAGGGCAAACCTTGCAATGCGATGGACAGCACATCTTCCCTCTGAAGAAGTAAAAACATTTTATTTATTAAACCGTGCAAAAAATTATGATGATTATCGGAAAGCAATAAGTTTTTTTGATTGTCCGGGACAAAATTTTATTTTCGGTGCTCATAATGGTGATATTGCCATTACCCAACAAGGAAAATTCCCAATGAAATATCCCGGTCAGGGAAGATTTATTATGAACGGTAGCAATAATTATGATGATTACCATTACTATATTCCCGATGAAGAAAACCCGACAATTAAAAATCCCGCAAGGGGTTTTTGTTCTTCTGCAAATCAACATCCTACCGATTCCACTTATCCTTATTATTACACCAGTTTTGATTTTGAATTTTATCGAAATCGTGTCATAAATAATGAGTTGAGCAGAATGCAAAATATCACTGTGGAGGATATGCAAAATCTGCAGCAGAATAATTTTAATATGATGGCGAGTGAGGTGTTACCTAAATTAATAAGTGAAGTGATAGATCCCCTTGCAATAAGCGAAAGGCATATAGAATCTTATGTTAGTGTATATAATACACTAACTAAATGGAATTATTACAATCATGCCGATTCCTTAGCTCCCACCTATTTTCAAATTTGGTGGGATACCCTCTACGACTTAATGTGGGACGAAATGTATGATGAAAAAATAGCTTTTGTCAAACCCAATTTTTATAATACTGCACATGCTATAAATACGTTCCCGGAAGATTATAAATATTTTGATGTGATAAATACTTCTGAGAATAAAGAAACTCTTAAGGATATTGTCAGAAATAGTTTTGATGTCTTGATAACCACGGTTGATTCTTTAAATAAGGAAGATGGCTCTCAATTAATATGGTATTTACACAAGGGAACTGACATCATGCACATCAGCCAGATACCTGCATTCAGCAGAACCGATATTCACAATGGAGGTTATAAAAATATTGTAAATGCAACAAGTGAAACACATGGTCCGAGCTGGAGAATGGTGGTGGAATTATCTGATCCGATAAAGGCTTATGGCGTGTATCCCGGAGGACAATCGGGCAATCCGGGTTCTATCTACTTTGATAATTTTGTAGATACCTGGGCGGCAGGAAAATACAATATTTTAAATTTTTATCAGGAAGAAACCGAGGCAAAGAAAAACGCTAAATTCACATTAACATTTAAGGGATGA
- the chrA gene encoding chromate efflux transporter: MKLGWISFGGPAGQIAIMHEYLVEKKKWISEKKFLHALNYCMLLPGPEAQQLATYTGWLLHGVKGGLTAGLLFILPSIFILLGLSIVYVQFGNIPWVYALFDGLKPAVVAIVLVAMIKIAKRSLKTVLHYVVALMSFIAIFFLNIPFPFIILSAIILAFIIRWLNPKLFEQKNNNGEKEEEEKGFYLTTTTVIPGTEFHILKLIRQVGIFLLLWCIPMLLFFGFSVDFVFWKNLSLFFTQAAFVTFGGAYAVLPYVAQQAVENFHWLNSLQMIDGLALGETTPGPLIMVLSFVGFMGAYGQFGNSLLAGTIGLLTTTYYTFLPCFLFIFAGAPLIEKTQQNNAVKVILSFVTAAVTGVVLNLTIYFAEAVIFNKNHNAFNEINFSDLNLINLLWIAISFMALYRFKVDMMLWIGISAVFGLIKFFVL, from the coding sequence ATGAAATTAGGCTGGATTAGTTTTGGTGGACCAGCAGGTCAGATCGCAATTATGCATGAATATCTGGTGGAAAAGAAAAAATGGATCAGCGAAAAGAAATTTTTACACGCTCTTAATTATTGTATGCTTTTGCCCGGTCCGGAGGCACAACAACTTGCAACCTATACCGGATGGTTATTACACGGCGTAAAAGGCGGATTAACTGCAGGGCTTTTGTTTATTTTGCCTTCCATTTTTATTTTACTGGGTTTAAGTATTGTATATGTTCAATTTGGAAATATTCCATGGGTGTATGCATTATTTGATGGTTTAAAACCCGCAGTAGTGGCTATTGTATTGGTTGCCATGATAAAAATTGCGAAACGATCTCTTAAAACTGTTTTGCATTATGTTGTTGCTTTAATGAGTTTTATTGCGATATTTTTTCTTAATATTCCGTTTCCCTTTATCATTTTAAGTGCCATAATTCTTGCATTTATAATAAGATGGTTAAATCCGAAATTATTTGAACAAAAAAATAATAATGGCGAAAAAGAAGAGGAGGAAAAAGGTTTTTATTTAACCACAACAACTGTAATTCCAGGCACCGAATTTCATATATTAAAACTTATCCGGCAGGTTGGGATTTTTCTTCTTTTATGGTGTATACCAATGCTTCTTTTTTTTGGATTTTCAGTTGATTTCGTATTTTGGAAAAATCTGAGTTTATTTTTTACACAAGCTGCTTTTGTAACATTTGGAGGCGCTTATGCTGTATTGCCCTATGTTGCACAACAGGCGGTAGAGAATTTTCATTGGCTGAACAGTCTTCAAATGATCGACGGACTTGCCTTAGGGGAAACAACCCCCGGTCCACTCATTATGGTGCTCTCTTTTGTGGGTTTTATGGGAGCTTATGGTCAATTTGGAAATTCTCTTTTAGCGGGAACCATAGGTTTATTAACCACAACATATTACACCTTCCTTCCCTGTTTTCTTTTCATTTTTGCAGGTGCACCGCTTATTGAAAAAACGCAACAGAATAATGCTGTTAAAGTAATACTGAGTTTTGTGACCGCAGCAGTAACAGGTGTGGTGTTAAACCTTACCATCTATTTTGCGGAAGCAGTAATATTTAATAAAAATCATAATGCTTTTAATGAGATAAATTTCAGTGATCTCAACCTTATAAATCTCCTTTGGATAGCAATTTCGTTTATGGCTCTTTATCGTTTTAAGGTGGATATGATGTTGTGGATAGGCATAAGTGCTGTTTTCGGGTTGATAAAATTTTTCGTTTTGTAA
- a CDS encoding T9SS type A sorting domain-containing protein, translating into MKKLLVSTLFCCNVISSYTQTWEQVGGEINGHVISLQTYNDKLMVGGSYTSVGGNTSYLLSEWNGSTYSDYNTVLIGGSDISDMAVYEGKLLCAGDLYVNAFYGPGFVMEWNGSSFDGDEYYINSNIYNISVNGSTFYISGYFTEFEGTPFNHVAFWNGSEYEAISEGFDGAPGNFIIFNDELVVGGGPDDLGVSKFDGLYWSQLGDNAPAGALLAEYKGELYGVNGLTEPARYISKFNGTSWVDLNGSLTGGGNGARALLVVGEYLYVGGDFTAAGGVPCKNVARWDGENWSAVGDGTFGNFVSDLEYYKGSLYASTFDVSGENHLLKYNGLISSVNDEVSNISIDIFPNPVSSTLNVTIDNGFSNCDISIRNIYGQIIYTANATSGNNIINFENYASGYYQICVRSGDNEVYESFIKK; encoded by the coding sequence ATGAAAAAACTCCTCGTTTCAACCTTATTCTGTTGTAATGTAATTTCTTCCTATACACAAACCTGGGAACAGGTTGGAGGTGAAATTAACGGTCATGTTATTTCACTTCAAACATATAATGATAAACTTATGGTAGGCGGAAGTTATACTTCCGTTGGAGGCAATACCAGTTATTTATTATCTGAATGGAATGGAAGTACTTATTCTGATTATAATACGGTTCTGATCGGAGGATCTGATATTTCCGATATGGCGGTTTACGAGGGTAAGTTACTTTGTGCCGGAGATCTTTATGTAAATGCATTTTACGGTCCCGGATTTGTTATGGAATGGAACGGAAGCAGTTTTGATGGCGATGAATATTATATCAATTCAAATATTTACAATATCAGTGTAAATGGTTCCACCTTTTATATTTCGGGGTATTTTACCGAATTTGAAGGAACACCTTTTAATCATGTTGCATTTTGGAATGGCAGTGAATATGAAGCAATAAGTGAAGGATTTGATGGTGCTCCGGGTAATTTTATCATATTTAACGATGAACTAGTGGTTGGCGGAGGTCCTGATGATCTGGGTGTTTCTAAATTCGACGGATTGTATTGGTCGCAATTAGGAGATAACGCTCCGGCAGGTGCCCTTTTGGCAGAATACAAGGGTGAGTTATATGGAGTAAATGGGCTTACAGAACCGGCGAGATATATTTCCAAATTTAATGGAACTTCGTGGGTTGACCTCAATGGAAGCCTTACCGGTGGAGGAAACGGAGCAAGAGCATTATTGGTAGTTGGAGAGTATTTATATGTGGGTGGCGATTTTACGGCTGCAGGTGGAGTTCCTTGCAAAAATGTTGCGCGCTGGGATGGCGAAAATTGGTCAGCAGTAGGGGATGGTACCTTTGGTAATTTCGTTTCTGATCTCGAATATTATAAAGGAAGTTTATACGCTTCTACCTTTGATGTAAGTGGTGAAAATCATTTATTAAAATACAACGGTTTAATTTCTTCGGTTAATGATGAAGTCTCTAATATTTCCATTGATATTTTCCCGAATCCAGTATCTAGTACCTTAAATGTTACCATAGATAATGGGTTTTCCAATTGTGATATAAGTATCAGAAATATTTATGGGCAGATCATTTATACTGCTAATGCTACCTCCGGAAATAACATCATTAATTTTGAAAATTATGCATCCGGATATTATCAGATATGTGTAAGAAGTGGTGACAATGAAGTTTATGAGTCTTTCATAAAAAAATAA
- a CDS encoding DUF1801 domain-containing protein, whose translation MAKYELKTKINDASVSKFISSIENESQKADCKVILAMMKEISKMEPKMYGSNIVGFGSYKYKYESGHEGEACLMGFSPRKQSTTLYIANHFPGSEELFKLLGKHKLSVACLYIKKLSDVDLDILKKLIAASFKYILTKYPDHKK comes from the coding sequence ATGGCGAAATATGAATTAAAGACAAAGATTAATGATGCAAGTGTTTCCAAATTCATTTCCTCCATTGAAAATGAATCGCAAAAAGCAGATTGTAAAGTGATACTTGCTATGATGAAAGAAATTTCTAAAATGGAACCAAAAATGTATGGTTCCAATATTGTAGGATTTGGAAGTTATAAATATAAATACGAAAGCGGACACGAAGGCGAGGCTTGTCTCATGGGGTTTTCACCGCGCAAACAAAGCACAACCTTATATATTGCAAATCATTTTCCCGGTTCGGAAGAACTCTTTAAATTACTTGGCAAACACAAATTGAGTGTGGCATGTTTATACATCAAAAAATTGTCGGATGTTGATCTTGATATTTTAAAGAAATTGATCGCGGCATCTTTCAAATATATCCTAACAAAATATCCTGATCATAAAAAATAA
- a CDS encoding SRPBCC domain-containing protein, whose product MQNFDWTRFTQRIAVKCDITTMYSAWAKSGELERWFLSNAVYFDEYQNMIDPNSQTQTGYTYAWDWHLYPITEHGKIIEANNKDLLRFSFAEDCEVEIRLTISGDHTIVELTQKNIPTDDRSKEKIRLGCASGWAFYLVNLKSIYEGGLDLRNKTPELKHMLNM is encoded by the coding sequence ATGCAAAACTTTGACTGGACAAGATTTACACAGAGAATCGCTGTTAAATGCGACATTACCACCATGTATTCAGCCTGGGCAAAATCAGGCGAATTGGAAAGATGGTTTTTATCCAATGCCGTTTATTTTGATGAATATCAGAATATGATCGACCCCAATTCACAAACACAAACAGGTTACACTTATGCCTGGGATTGGCATTTATATCCTATTACCGAACATGGAAAGATCATTGAGGCAAATAATAAAGATCTCTTGCGTTTTTCCTTTGCGGAAGATTGTGAAGTGGAGATCAGACTTACAATTTCAGGTGATCATACTATTGTTGAACTAACCCAAAAAAATATCCCTACCGATGATAGATCTAAAGAAAAAATTCGTTTGGGTTGTGCTTCCGGATGGGCATTTTATCTGGTGAATTTAAAATCCATTTATGAAGGTGGCTTGGATCTTCGGAATAAAACTCCGGAATTGAAACATATGTTGAATATGTGA